Genomic window (Hydrogenimonas cancrithermarum):
TTTACGAGTACATGAACAACCAGGATTTCGTACAGTACATCTCCCACCGGGCGCAATGGAGCGGCGCTCTTCCCTTCTCCATCATTTTCGATAAACACGGAAGTGCCGCGAAGATCATCCCCGGCTATGCACCGAAAGAGGACCTAGAGAAATTCATCGGTTTTTTGATAGAACAGAAATAGGCTGCCCACGTTTCAAAAGCAGCCGGTAACCGACGATACCGGCTACGACCATCAACGATGAAAGCAGCTGTCCCATCGTCATCCAGCCGCAGCAGATGTACCCAAGCTGAATATCCGGCTGGCGCCAGAATTCGGCGACGAAACGCGCCATTCCGTAAAGGATGGCGTAGAGGGCGATCAACTCACCCTCGAAACGCTGCCGTTTGCGATAAAAAAAGAGAAACAGCGCGATAAGCACCCCTTCCAGAAACGCTTCGTAAAGCTGGGATGGATGGCGAAGTGTCTGGTTGACATAGATACCCCACTGCACATCGGTGACGCGCCCGACAAGCTCCTGATTCAAAAAGTTCCCGATCCGCCCGAAAACGTACCCCACCGGTACACTCAGCGCCACCAGGTCCATCCA
Coding sequences:
- the lgt gene encoding prolipoprotein diacylglyceryl transferase, which produces MEFWQHIYDHFDPIAFTMGPIKVHWYGIMYVLALVTALYAAKWYVKHDRYPVDDKTLESYFIYVEIGVILGARLGYILFYDPHTTYYLTHPWQIFNPFHGGTFTGISGMSYHGAVIGFVVATWLFVRKSRTSFWMWMDLVALSVPVGYVFGRIGNFLNQELVGRVTDVQWGIYVNQTLRHPSQLYEAFLEGVLIALFLFFYRKRQRFEGELIALYAILYGMARFVAEFWRQPDIQLGYICCGWMTMGQLLSSLMVVAGIVGYRLLLKRGQPISVLSKNR